Part of the Actinopolymorpha sp. NPDC004070 genome, CCCAAGACAGTGACCCGGTGGGCTAAGGCAGGCAAGCTCAGCTCGATCCGGACACTTGGGGGACACCGGCGTTACCGTGAGTCCGAGGTGCGAGCGCTGCTGGCCGGGGTTCTCCCCGAACAGCGCGGGGGAGCCGAGAGCCGCTGAGAAGGTGGTTGTCACACGCTCGGACACGCAGGTACTGCGAGGTGGCGGTCCATCCCGATGAGGGAGGGGCCGCCACTTCTTCTTGTGTGTACGAGCTTGTTCGTGTGTGCGGAAAGTTTCGGCCGCGTCCGCGCCGGCCTCGGTCTGCCGGCCTTCTGCCGGGCCCTCGACGGATCGCCGGATCTCAGCGGCCCCCGGGGCAAACCGTCACGCTGAGTGAACGCCGGGCAGGTCTGCGGGTCCGCTGTCAGGGTCCGGCCAGATCGTTGCGGATTCGCGATTGGCGGTGCCCAGGGGCGTCCGGCAGGCTGACGAAGCTGACCGTCGAGGTGCCGGGGGGCGGAAGGGGCGGGCTGTGCGTGAACGCGGACCGGCGGCCCGCTGGGCCGGCGCGGCCATGGTCGCCATGGTGCTGGTTCTCCTTGCCGCCGGCGCGGTCGGCCTCGGCTGGCAGGACCGGGTCTCCCTGAACTCCCAGCAGATCTCGGCGAGGACGATCGTCGGGATCTTCGGGGTGGTGCTGGGCCTGGGGCTGGCGCTGTTCGTCGCGGCGCTGATCCTCGGCCCGTCACTGCGTCGTAAGGACCGGCCGCAGCGGACCAGCGGGGCCAGCATGGCGATCGGTTTCCTGGTCATGCTGGTGATCGTGCTGGGACTGTTCGCGTTCCGTGACCAGATCCAGGATGTTCTGCACGGCCACGGCGCCAAGCCCACCACCCCGCCCACCGTGCCACCGGTCGGCGCCGGGGCCGCCACTCCCGCGCCCGGGTCGCAGCAGGGCGCTCGCCCCAGCTGGAACTGGCCGATCGCCGTCGCCGCCGGGTTCGTCGTCGGGCTGGTCGCGCTCGCACTGGCCCTGGTCGTCCGCCGCCAGGACCCGCAAGTGCGGGAGGCCGAGGCCGAACCGTCGGCGGCGGAGGTGCACGCGGTGGTCGCCGCCGGCCGGGCCGCGCTGGCCGACCTGGACGAGCCGCGGGCGGCCGTGATCGGTGCGTACGCCGCGATGGAGGAGGCGCTGGCCCGCACGGGTGTGGCCCGCGCCGCTGCCGACACCCCGAGCGGCCTGCTCCGGCGGGCGGTGGACTCCGGGCTGTTCAGCTCCGCGGGCGCCGCGGCGGCGGAGGAGCTCACCGAGCTGTTCCGGCAGGCCCGCTACACCCGGCGCGAGCTCAACCCGCAGGTGCGCATCCGCGCGGTGGAGGTACTCGGCCGGCTGGAGAACGAACTCCGCGTGGCGGCGACCCGGGACGAGGCGGCCAGGGACGAGGCGGACAGGTGAGGCAGCTTCGCCCGATCCTGGTCGTCCTGCTGCTCGGCGCGACCCTCACCCAGCGCCTGCAGGGACTGCTGCTCGGCCTCACCATCCTGGCCGTGTCCGAGGTGGTCGGGGCGTTGCTGCGGCTGCAGGGCCCCGAACGCGTGCGCCGCCGTCCGTTGTGGGACTGGGTGCGGCGGCTGCCGTTTCCGAGGCGCCGTCGCCGGAGGTCGGCCGCGTCGTTCTCGGCGTACGACCGGATCGTCGCCGACATCGGCTGGGCGAGGTTCTCCCGGCGCGACTTCGACGTCGGGCTGCGCGAACGGCTGCTGGCCGCCGCCTCGGTACGGCTGGCCGACGGGCACGGAGTCGACCTGTCCGCGAACCCCGAGGCCGCCCGCGGGCTGCTGGGTGAGGAGGCCTGGGAGTTACTGGGACCGGGGCGGCCGGCGTCGACCGACCGGACCGCGCCCGGCCCCGACCTGCCGACGCT contains:
- a CDS encoding BldC family transcriptional regulator yields the protein MTTRTPETESLLTPAEVAAMFRVDPKTVTRWAKAGKLSSIRTLGGHRRYRESEVRALLAGVLPEQRGGAESR
- a CDS encoding DUF4129 domain-containing protein, with the translated sequence MRERGPAARWAGAAMVAMVLVLLAAGAVGLGWQDRVSLNSQQISARTIVGIFGVVLGLGLALFVAALILGPSLRRKDRPQRTSGASMAIGFLVMLVIVLGLFAFRDQIQDVLHGHGAKPTTPPTVPPVGAGAATPAPGSQQGARPSWNWPIAVAAGFVVGLVALALALVVRRQDPQVREAEAEPSAAEVHAVVAAGRAALADLDEPRAAVIGAYAAMEEALARTGVARAAADTPSGLLRRAVDSGLFSSAGAAAAEELTELFRQARYTRRELNPQVRIRAVEVLGRLENELRVAATRDEAARDEADR